The Flammeovirgaceae bacterium genome contains a region encoding:
- the purE gene encoding 5-(carboxyamino)imidazole ribonucleotide mutase: protein MKKPVVGIIMGSQSDLKVMKEAAEALEELGVPYELTVVSAHRTPLRMVEYATNARKKGLKVIIAGAGGAAHLPGMVASITSLPVIGVPVKSSNSIDGWDSVLSILQMPSGVPVATVALNGARNAGILAAQVIGSVDKTVAGKLDAFKKSLQTKVETSARDIEKKGWRKLA, encoded by the coding sequence ATGAAAAAACCGGTAGTGGGTATAATCATGGGCAGCCAGTCGGATTTGAAGGTGATGAAAGAAGCGGCTGAAGCACTTGAAGAACTGGGGGTGCCTTACGAGCTTACCGTAGTGTCGGCACACCGTACGCCCTTGCGCATGGTTGAGTATGCAACAAATGCCCGCAAAAAAGGTCTTAAAGTTATTATAGCCGGAGCAGGCGGTGCGGCTCACCTGCCCGGCATGGTGGCTTCCATCACCTCGTTGCCGGTAATCGGTGTGCCGGTTAAATCCTCCAACTCCATTGACGGGTGGGACTCCGTATTATCCATTCTGCAAATGCCCTCAGGCGTGCCGGTTGCCACGGTAGCCTTAAATGGTGCGCGTAATGCGGGTATTCTGGCCGCGCAGGTTATTGGCTCGGTTGATAAGACTGTAGCCGGCAAACTGGATGCATTTAAAAAAAGTCTTCAAACAAAAGTAGAAACATCAGCCCGCGATATCGAAAAGAAGGGATGGCGCAAACTCGCCTGA
- the mutY gene encoding A/G-specific adenine glycosylase → MDNRYFSQKVVEWYLKNKRNLPWRNTTDPYKVWLSEIILQQTRVEQGLPYYSLFIKKFPTVKALAAAPAQLVLRAWQGLGYYTRARNLHRCAHIVAQQLNGKFPDNYAALLTLPGIGNYTAAAIASICFNEPVAVVDGNVFRVLARVFGIYEPINSVSGKQRFNELANILIDKERPALFNQAIMEFGALHCTPRNPLCADCIFKKQCVAYAGILQTELPVKIKKKPARNRYFTYVVFRKGNFLFMNKRSAGDIWQSLYDFYLVEGRSQKLTLAWFKKHHTELAPLLTQVKQPGATRWYRHNLSHQKIFARFLVVNGVPDKKLGLRKFSLKTVENLPKPVLISRFLKDAQLL, encoded by the coding sequence ATGGACAATCGTTATTTCTCTCAAAAAGTCGTTGAATGGTACCTGAAAAACAAACGGAATCTACCCTGGCGCAACACTACCGACCCGTATAAAGTCTGGCTTTCCGAAATAATTCTGCAACAAACCCGCGTTGAACAGGGCCTTCCTTACTACAGCTTGTTTATCAAAAAATTCCCTACGGTAAAGGCGCTGGCCGCTGCACCGGCACAACTGGTATTGCGGGCGTGGCAGGGGCTTGGCTACTACACCCGTGCCCGTAACCTGCACCGGTGCGCGCACATCGTTGCGCAGCAGTTGAACGGAAAATTTCCCGACAATTATGCCGCCCTGCTTACGTTGCCGGGCATTGGAAACTACACAGCCGCTGCCATTGCCTCCATTTGTTTTAATGAACCCGTTGCCGTGGTGGATGGAAACGTTTTTCGCGTATTGGCCCGGGTGTTTGGTATTTATGAGCCGATTAATTCCGTTTCAGGTAAACAACGCTTTAATGAGTTAGCCAATATACTGATTGATAAAGAGCGGCCCGCTTTATTCAATCAGGCGATAATGGAATTCGGAGCGCTGCACTGCACACCGCGAAATCCCCTTTGTGCAGATTGCATATTTAAAAAACAATGCGTTGCCTATGCCGGTATCCTGCAAACTGAGTTGCCGGTGAAGATTAAAAAGAAACCCGCACGTAACCGGTACTTTACATATGTGGTTTTTCGTAAGGGAAACTTTTTATTTATGAATAAGCGATCGGCCGGTGACATCTGGCAGTCGTTGTATGATTTTTATCTTGTTGAAGGGCGGTCTCAAAAGCTAACTTTGGCATGGTTTAAAAAACACCATACCGAACTTGCTCCGCTGCTAACGCAAGTAAAACAACCCGGGGCAACCCGGTGGTACCGGCACAACCTCAGCCATCAAAAAATATTTGCCCGTTTTCTGGTGGTTAACGGAGTTCCCGATAAAAAACTCGGACTGCGAAAATTCAGTCTGAAAACCGTGGAAAACCTGCCAAAACCCGTGCTTATCAGCCGATTTTTGAAGGACGCTCAACTTTTATAG
- a CDS encoding PrsW family intramembrane metalloprotease yields MDILILLALALAPGIAIGIYIYLKDHHEREPIGLLLTSFSYGALSTLVTFAISWPLEFLVFLKEDSVTDQFTNAFFKVALVEEFSKFIFIRFILYPNKNFNEPFDGIVYATMVGMGFATFENILYVFHYGVPTGILRMFTAVPAHACFAVLMGYFLGKAKFTHRKEIYYSIVALLVATAFHGAYDYFWFISFVPGIWIGAIISLIVALALSKKAILLHQQSSPFINADSTRNNS; encoded by the coding sequence ATGGATATCCTTATCCTGCTTGCGCTTGCTTTAGCCCCCGGTATTGCCATTGGGATCTATATCTACCTTAAAGATCATCATGAACGGGAGCCGATTGGTTTATTGCTCACCAGTTTTTCCTACGGTGCACTGAGTACGCTGGTAACCTTTGCCATAAGCTGGCCGCTGGAATTCCTCGTCTTCCTAAAAGAAGATAGCGTAACCGATCAGTTTACCAATGCCTTTTTCAAAGTTGCATTGGTTGAAGAGTTCAGCAAATTCATTTTTATCCGGTTTATTCTCTATCCAAATAAAAATTTCAATGAACCGTTTGACGGCATTGTGTATGCCACCATGGTGGGCATGGGGTTTGCAACTTTTGAAAACATCCTGTATGTTTTTCACTATGGCGTGCCCACAGGCATTCTTCGCATGTTCACTGCAGTACCCGCGCACGCCTGCTTCGCGGTGCTAATGGGGTATTTTCTCGGTAAGGCTAAGTTTACACACCGTAAAGAAATTTACTATTCGATTGTTGCTTTGCTGGTTGCTACTGCTTTTCACGGAGCGTACGACTACTTCTGGTTTATTTCTTTTGTACCAGGTATTTGGATTGGTGCGATAATATCTCTGATTGTTGCGTTGGCGCTCTCTAAAAAAGCCATCTTGCTTCATCAGCAATCTTCACCGTTTATTAATGCAGACTCAACCCGAAACAATTCGTAA
- the gldE gene encoding gliding motility-associated protein GldE, whose protein sequence is MDEPPSQPLLQVLSGINPMVVISLAVIFLLLIISGLVSASEVAFFSLKPDDLDRCRDRNSKSDRAIIDLLNNPRQLLATILIMNNTVNVGIVTISTFLMWELAGTRRPEELIVLGVTLAVTIAITFFGEILPKVYATKHNISMAQLMAGLWRILIALFKPVATPLMKMSNLVEKRFEKKGYQATVEELHQALEIATSTDETTREEKEILKGIVNFGTITVKQIMQSRVDIAAVDMEKNYHELVDYIRGYGFSRMPVYRETLDKVEGVLHIKDLLPFIDREPGFKWQSLIRPGFFVPETKKIDSLLKDFQEKHVHMAIVVDEYGGTSGLITLEDVIEEIIGEINDEFDEAGQKFQRLDELNFIFEGRITLHDFCKALDIPADTFDDVRGESESLGGLILELNEGFPAVGDRIAYRQFTFTVESLDKKRIRRVRVTISE, encoded by the coding sequence TTGGACGAGCCTCCCAGTCAACCCTTGTTACAAGTGTTATCGGGTATTAACCCGATGGTGGTGATAAGTCTGGCCGTTATTTTTCTGCTGCTGATTATCTCGGGGCTGGTTTCCGCCTCCGAAGTGGCTTTTTTTTCACTTAAGCCGGATGACCTGGATCGGTGCCGCGACCGCAACTCAAAATCCGACCGCGCCATCATCGATTTATTAAATAATCCGCGTCAGTTGTTGGCCACCATTTTAATTATGAACAACACGGTAAACGTGGGGATCGTAACCATATCAACTTTTCTGATGTGGGAACTGGCCGGCACCCGCAGGCCCGAGGAATTGATTGTGCTGGGCGTAACCCTGGCCGTAACCATTGCCATCACCTTTTTCGGTGAAATCCTCCCGAAAGTATATGCTACCAAGCACAACATCAGCATGGCACAACTGATGGCCGGGCTGTGGCGTATTTTAATTGCTTTGTTTAAGCCTGTGGCCACACCGCTTATGAAGATGAGCAACCTTGTTGAAAAACGATTTGAAAAGAAGGGCTACCAGGCTACCGTGGAAGAACTGCACCAGGCCCTTGAAATTGCCACCAGCACCGATGAAACCACCCGCGAAGAAAAAGAAATTCTGAAAGGCATTGTAAACTTTGGTACGATAACCGTTAAGCAAATTATGCAATCGCGGGTTGATATTGCTGCAGTTGACATGGAGAAAAATTATCATGAACTGGTGGACTATATCCGGGGTTATGGTTTTTCGCGGATGCCGGTATATCGGGAAACACTCGATAAAGTAGAGGGCGTGCTGCATATTAAAGACCTGCTGCCCTTTATTGACCGGGAGCCCGGTTTTAAATGGCAGTCGTTGATAAGGCCCGGGTTTTTTGTTCCTGAAACCAAAAAAATTGATTCGTTGCTGAAGGATTTCCAGGAAAAGCATGTGCATATGGCTATTGTGGTGGATGAGTATGGGGGGACCTCCGGCCTGATTACGCTTGAAGATGTAATTGAGGAAATTATTGGGGAGATAAACGATGAGTTTGACGAGGCCGGTCAGAAATTTCAACGGTTAGACGAGCTAAACTTTATCTTTGAAGGACGAATTACCCTTCATGACTTTTGTAAGGCCCTGGATATACCTGCCGATACATTTGATGATGTACGCGGAGAAAGTGAATCACTGGGCGGGCTAATCCTTGAATTAAACGAAGGGTTTCCTGCAGTGGGCGATCGCATTGCGTATCGCCAGTTTACCTTCACTGTTGAATCGCTTGATAAAAAGCGAATCAGGCGGGTGCGCGTAACCATATCGGAATAG
- the ssb gene encoding single-stranded DNA-binding protein gives MSGVNKVILVGRLGKDPEVRNLESGVSVANFTVATSETYRDRTTGEKKEITDWHNVVLWRGLAEVAQKYLHKGDLVYIEGKLKTRSWEKDGVTRYTTEVVADNMTMLSTRGSNTAVSSENQGYASPKNTSTESMPLPADTGGTDDLPF, from the coding sequence ATGTCAGGAGTAAATAAAGTAATACTTGTTGGTAGGCTCGGAAAAGATCCGGAAGTGAGGAATTTAGAAAGTGGCGTTTCAGTAGCAAACTTTACAGTGGCTACCTCAGAAACATACCGTGACAGAACCACAGGCGAGAAAAAGGAAATTACGGATTGGCACAATGTTGTGTTGTGGAGGGGGCTTGCTGAAGTAGCACAAAAATACCTGCATAAAGGCGACCTGGTGTACATCGAAGGAAAACTGAAAACCCGTTCATGGGAAAAGGATGGTGTAACACGCTACACAACCGAGGTTGTGGCCGATAATATGACGATGCTTTCAACCCGCGGCAGCAATACCGCTGTTTCCTCTGAAAATCAAGGCTATGCTTCACCCAAAAATACCAGCACCGAAAGCATGCCGCTCCCGGCCGACACGGGTGGTACGGACGACTTGCCTTTTTAA
- a CDS encoding Rne/Rng family ribonuclease, which produces MSNELIISNAQDGCRIALLRDKTLVEFHQETEGSKFTVGDIYLGTVKKVVQGLNAAFIDVGYDKDAFLHYLDLGPQFSSLQKFTKLVRARKIFGKLEKFTLEPDIDKHGKIGQQLAKGQLIPVQIVKEPISTKGPRLSCELSLAGRYLVLVPFSNTVNVSKKITSSDERKRLLRLIQSIKPENFGVIVRTVAEGVEVADLDRDLRNLVKTWEEGITRLPTAQPNDKLIGELNKTSSLVRDLLNESFDNIHVDDKKIYEEIRAYIRTISPEQEKIVKFYTGRVKIFEHYGIEKQIKSAFGQTVSLKGGGYLIIEHTEALHVIDVNSGNKSNREENQENTALSVNIEAAKEIARQLRLRDMGGIIVVDFIDMKNHDNKKQIHKIMKEEMEKDKAKSTVLPLSKFGLMQITRERVRPQVNIATKEVCPTCNGTGKIGASILVSDQIEKTLDYLLVKQNQRQLVLALHPYLHSYFTKGIFSQRVKWFFKYKRWVNMEVDSSVGITEFKFLSKEGEEIELNS; this is translated from the coding sequence GTGAGCAATGAACTAATAATAAGCAATGCTCAGGACGGATGTCGTATAGCTCTTCTTCGGGATAAAACACTTGTTGAATTCCATCAGGAAACCGAGGGCAGCAAGTTCACCGTGGGTGATATTTACCTGGGCACCGTTAAAAAAGTGGTGCAGGGGTTAAACGCAGCCTTCATTGATGTGGGGTATGATAAGGATGCATTCCTTCATTACCTCGACCTGGGACCGCAGTTCAGTTCGCTACAGAAGTTTACCAAACTGGTGCGTGCCCGGAAAATTTTCGGCAAGCTGGAAAAATTTACGCTCGAACCGGATATTGACAAGCATGGCAAAATAGGCCAGCAACTGGCCAAGGGCCAGCTCATACCGGTGCAAATTGTAAAGGAACCTATCTCGACCAAGGGCCCGCGACTGTCCTGTGAACTCTCCCTTGCCGGGCGCTACCTGGTGCTCGTGCCCTTTTCCAACACGGTTAACGTGTCAAAAAAGATTACCAGCAGCGATGAACGCAAGCGCCTGCTGCGCCTTATCCAATCGATTAAACCCGAAAATTTCGGTGTGATCGTTCGCACAGTTGCCGAGGGCGTGGAAGTGGCCGATCTGGATCGCGACCTGCGCAACCTGGTTAAAACCTGGGAAGAAGGCATCACCCGGCTGCCCACGGCCCAACCGAACGACAAACTGATTGGCGAGTTGAACAAAACCTCTTCGCTGGTACGCGATTTATTAAACGAATCGTTCGACAACATTCATGTTGATGACAAGAAGATTTATGAAGAAATCCGGGCTTATATCCGCACCATTTCACCAGAACAGGAGAAGATTGTAAAATTCTATACCGGACGGGTTAAAATCTTTGAACATTACGGCATTGAAAAGCAGATCAAATCAGCGTTTGGTCAAACGGTGAGTTTAAAAGGCGGAGGGTATCTGATTATTGAGCACACCGAAGCCCTGCACGTAATTGATGTGAACAGCGGAAATAAATCGAACCGCGAAGAGAACCAGGAAAACACAGCTCTTTCGGTTAACATAGAGGCGGCTAAAGAAATTGCCCGCCAGCTTCGCCTGCGCGATATGGGAGGCATTATTGTGGTTGATTTCATCGACATGAAGAACCACGATAATAAAAAGCAGATCCATAAGATCATGAAAGAGGAGATGGAAAAAGACAAAGCCAAGTCCACCGTTCTGCCGCTTTCGAAATTCGGATTAATGCAGATTACCCGTGAGCGGGTTCGCCCTCAGGTAAATATTGCCACCAAAGAAGTGTGCCCGACCTGCAATGGTACCGGTAAAATTGGCGCCTCAATTTTGGTATCGGACCAGATTGAGAAAACGCTGGATTACCTGCTGGTGAAGCAAAACCAGCGGCAACTGGTTTTGGCACTTCATCCGTATTTACACTCCTATTTTACCAAAGGCATTTTTTCGCAACGGGTGAAATGGTTTTTTAAATACAAACGCTGGGTGAACATGGAGGTTGATTCTTCGGTGGGTATAACGGAGTTTAAATTCCTCAGTAAGGAAGGGGAGGAGATTGAGCTAAACTCCTGA
- a CDS encoding 5-(carboxyamino)imidazole ribonucleotide synthase codes for MSRQFQQNFTIGILGGGQLGRMLIQSGIDFNLSFRVLDPDSEAPCSGLAPFREGKLTDYRTVMKFGEACDIITIEIENVNTRALKELVKKGKRVYPQPEVIELIQDKRTQKIFYRECGLPTSPFYLTESRADVKKYKDFLPAVHKLGREGYDGRGVQVIRSTKDLRKAFDAPGLLEQFVDFEKEISVIVARNEHGEIKSYPPVEMVFHPEKNLVEYLYAPAQLNRAIKQEAEAVACKTINELKMVGLLAVEMFVTKKGEILINEIAPRPHNSGHHTIEANATSQYEQHLRALLGLPLGETHLLLPSAMVNLLGEPGYTGPARYKGFEKVIGTPGVHVHLYGKKVTKPFRKMGHVTIVDPDIASLREKVNFVKRTLKVIA; via the coding sequence GTGAGCCGGCAGTTTCAACAAAATTTTACCATTGGTATCCTGGGGGGCGGCCAGCTTGGCCGCATGCTCATCCAGTCGGGCATAGATTTTAACCTTTCCTTTCGTGTACTCGATCCGGACAGCGAAGCGCCCTGCAGCGGATTGGCCCCATTTCGGGAAGGTAAACTTACTGACTACCGTACCGTGATGAAATTTGGTGAGGCCTGCGATATTATCACCATCGAAATAGAAAATGTAAACACCCGGGCGTTGAAGGAGCTGGTAAAAAAAGGCAAAAGAGTTTACCCGCAGCCCGAAGTTATTGAACTGATACAAGACAAACGCACTCAAAAGATTTTCTATCGCGAATGCGGCCTGCCCACTTCGCCCTTTTACCTTACTGAAAGCCGTGCGGATGTAAAAAAGTACAAGGATTTTTTACCGGCCGTTCATAAGCTCGGACGCGAAGGTTACGATGGCCGGGGTGTTCAGGTTATCCGCTCAACAAAAGATCTGCGTAAGGCATTTGACGCTCCGGGTTTGCTTGAGCAGTTTGTTGACTTTGAAAAGGAAATTTCGGTTATCGTTGCACGGAACGAGCATGGAGAAATAAAGTCTTACCCTCCTGTGGAGATGGTTTTTCATCCGGAAAAAAACCTTGTGGAATACCTTTATGCGCCTGCTCAACTCAATCGGGCCATTAAGCAGGAAGCAGAAGCTGTTGCGTGCAAAACAATTAATGAACTAAAAATGGTGGGTCTGCTTGCTGTGGAGATGTTTGTAACCAAAAAAGGCGAAATTCTAATCAACGAAATCGCGCCCCGTCCCCACAACAGCGGTCATCATACTATCGAAGCAAACGCCACATCGCAATATGAACAACATCTGCGGGCACTACTCGGCCTTCCGTTGGGCGAGACCCACCTGCTGTTACCGAGTGCGATGGTGAACTTGCTGGGAGAGCCCGGCTACACCGGCCCGGCCCGGTATAAGGGATTTGAAAAAGTAATCGGCACGCCCGGTGTGCACGTGCATTTGTATGGAAAAAAGGTAACTAAACCATTCCGCAAAATGGGCCATGTAACGATTGTAGATCCGGATATTGCCAGTTTGCGCGAGAAAGTGAACTTTGTAAAGCGAACTCTTAAAGTTATTGCATGA
- a CDS encoding tetratricopeptide repeat protein: protein MLKNRIILVVISAALIAALFMLPKAVVRNDEQTIQSDSSGQPTATDPHQVPQQLKQTIVQVRRAYQTSTAEKNAIFADSLAALYSKAGRFDSAAWFAEKAATFFNTLESWAKAGNAYYEAYTFATDESRQGELAQKAQEYFAKVLAAQPANLDVKSKLAMTYMSSANPMQGITLLREVLAADPKNETALFNLGMLSIQSGQYDRAIERLTELTVVNPNHVQGLLLLGVAYMNTGDRRKAREQFEKVKQLDTDPAVQATADSYLNDLK from the coding sequence ATGCTTAAAAACAGAATTATCCTTGTCGTGATCAGTGCCGCATTGATCGCTGCCTTATTTATGCTGCCCAAAGCAGTTGTTCGCAACGATGAACAAACTATTCAGTCCGACTCATCCGGTCAACCTACAGCTACCGATCCACACCAGGTACCGCAGCAATTGAAACAGACTATTGTCCAGGTAAGAAGGGCTTATCAGACCAGTACCGCAGAAAAAAATGCTATCTTTGCCGATTCGCTGGCAGCATTATACAGCAAAGCAGGCAGGTTTGATAGTGCTGCCTGGTTTGCTGAAAAGGCTGCAACGTTCTTTAATACACTGGAAAGCTGGGCAAAAGCCGGAAACGCCTATTACGAGGCCTATACCTTTGCTACGGACGAAAGCAGGCAAGGTGAACTGGCCCAAAAAGCACAGGAGTATTTTGCAAAAGTGTTGGCAGCGCAACCTGCTAACCTGGATGTAAAATCAAAACTGGCGATGACCTATATGTCATCGGCCAACCCCATGCAGGGCATTACCCTGCTGCGCGAAGTGCTGGCGGCCGATCCGAAAAACGAAACGGCCTTGTTCAACCTGGGCATGTTGTCCATCCAGTCGGGCCAGTATGACCGTGCCATAGAACGGTTAACGGAGCTTACTGTGGTAAACCCAAACCATGTGCAGGGGTTATTGTTGTTGGGGGTGGCTTACATGAACACAGGCGACAGGAGGAAAGCCCGTGAACAGTTTGAAAAAGTAAAACAACTGGATACCGATCCTGCAGTGCAGGCAACCGCAGATTCGTATCTGAACGACTTGAAATAA
- a CDS encoding integration host factor subunit beta, whose product MTKADIINEIAEKTGVDKADVTASVEAFFSVIKSNMANGHNIYIRGFGSFINKKRKKKIARNISRNTALVIDEHYVPSFKPAKIFVSKIKNSDKVKQLAEKA is encoded by the coding sequence GTGACCAAAGCAGATATTATTAACGAAATCGCTGAAAAGACCGGAGTAGATAAAGCTGATGTAACGGCTTCGGTAGAAGCCTTCTTCAGTGTTATTAAAAGCAACATGGCCAACGGCCACAATATTTACATTCGTGGGTTCGGCAGTTTCATTAATAAAAAAAGGAAGAAAAAAATTGCCCGGAACATTTCGCGTAACACAGCCCTGGTGATTGATGAACACTATGTGCCCAGTTTTAAGCCCGCCAAGATTTTTGTGAGCAAAATCAAAAACAGCGATAAAGTAAAACAGCTTGCTGAAAAGGCCTGA
- a CDS encoding TerB family tellurite resistance protein, with the protein MKPSNKGWLSEYLDFRKDLFNELADHRKDSHPEYALYRIIQPTGLMYGQSVGNINHPDAASWDEKDRMKVLLAESLISSSILFHGKPIANQQELADLFTRVLEKITTFYNTIFPELATPTKTLFGKKRSTVELAERILEKRIDRTFEHRGNFWVYFFHNSILFLDIFIFGQWIHTNADKIVADFFRYEREELRFSVIKVIAAAAHSDNVLDFEEQKLFEYFIQGTEIPSERRKEALSIFKSGVAVQDINLPADNSWILRKFYLEVAILTMWADRRVEDSEHEFLKRLCTHMGFSEDDLENSLIAIEGFVLEHWEELEYLQDKQNYERVSEHFISRVARIADKNRGRLLKEIQDNKAIMNLLLKAQAEVLTADESQAVRLHLIRALKTIPTFAIIALPENFLTLPVLLKILPKNLFTGQS; encoded by the coding sequence ATGAAGCCAAGTAATAAAGGCTGGCTTAGCGAGTATCTTGATTTTAGAAAAGATCTGTTTAACGAGCTTGCAGATCACCGCAAGGACTCTCACCCGGAGTATGCGCTGTACCGGATTATACAACCCACGGGGTTAATGTACGGGCAATCGGTAGGCAACATCAACCATCCGGATGCTGCCTCCTGGGATGAGAAGGACCGGATGAAGGTGTTGTTGGCCGAAAGCCTTATCAGCAGTTCAATTTTATTTCACGGCAAGCCCATTGCTAACCAGCAAGAGCTGGCCGATTTGTTTACGCGGGTGCTCGAAAAAATAACCACCTTCTACAACACTATTTTTCCGGAACTGGCTACACCCACCAAAACTCTGTTTGGCAAGAAACGATCAACCGTTGAATTGGCCGAGCGTATTCTTGAGAAACGCATTGATCGCACATTTGAACACCGGGGGAATTTCTGGGTTTATTTTTTTCACAACAGTATCCTGTTCCTTGACATTTTCATTTTCGGGCAGTGGATACATACCAATGCCGATAAAATTGTAGCCGATTTTTTCCGGTACGAACGGGAAGAACTCCGCTTTTCAGTTATAAAAGTAATTGCCGCTGCCGCACACTCCGATAACGTGCTTGATTTTGAGGAGCAAAAACTGTTTGAATACTTTATCCAGGGCACTGAAATACCTTCCGAGCGAAGAAAGGAGGCGTTGAGCATCTTTAAATCGGGGGTGGCCGTTCAGGACATCAACCTGCCAGCCGATAATTCGTGGATTCTCCGCAAATTTTATCTGGAAGTAGCCATCCTGACCATGTGGGCCGACCGCAGGGTGGAAGACAGTGAGCATGAGTTTCTGAAGCGATTGTGCACGCACATGGGTTTTTCTGAGGATGATCTGGAAAACAGCCTGATTGCCATTGAAGGCTTTGTTCTGGAACACTGGGAGGAACTGGAATACCTGCAAGACAAACAAAACTACGAGCGGGTGAGTGAACATTTTATTTCGCGCGTGGCCCGCATTGCCGATAAAAACCGCGGCAGGCTTTTGAAAGAAATCCAGGATAATAAGGCGATAATGAACCTGTTATTGAAAGCGCAGGCCGAAGTGTTAACAGCCGATGAAAGTCAGGCCGTTCGTCTTCATCTTATCCGGGCGCTTAAAACAATACCTACATTTGCAATCATTGCGTTGCCGGAGAACTTTTTAACACTGCCCGTGTTGCTGAAAATACTGCCCAAGAATTTATTCACCGGGCAATCGTAA
- the gldD gene encoding gliding motility lipoprotein GldD → MTITKISLVLCMICLVTGCQREFLPKPIGYNRLVMPDPEYLPLPDSLPYSFEYSRHARLLADTSGFSERYWIELYYPLLKSNIHITYKPIQNSEQLLKEFVNDAYTLAAKHQIKAYAIDEVIVKTPSGKTAVVVELQGEVPSQMQFTITDSTRNFLRGALYFNTKVHNDSLKPAIEYMKKDIMHLINTFAWKPVKK, encoded by the coding sequence ATGACCATCACAAAAATCTCATTGGTACTGTGCATGATTTGCCTCGTTACCGGCTGCCAGCGCGAATTCCTGCCAAAACCCATCGGCTACAACCGCCTTGTGATGCCTGACCCTGAGTACCTTCCGCTACCCGATTCGCTGCCGTACTCATTTGAATATTCCCGTCATGCCCGGCTGCTGGCCGATACTTCGGGTTTCAGTGAACGGTACTGGATTGAACTGTATTATCCTCTTTTAAAATCAAATATTCATATCACCTACAAGCCTATTCAAAACAGCGAGCAACTGCTGAAAGAGTTTGTAAACGATGCCTACACGTTAGCGGCCAAACACCAGATAAAAGCCTACGCCATTGATGAGGTGATTGTAAAAACACCTTCGGGCAAAACCGCGGTGGTGGTAGAGTTACAGGGCGAAGTGCCCAGCCAGATGCAGTTTACCATTACCGATTCTACCCGAAATTTTCTACGCGGTGCGCTTTACTTCAACACCAAAGTGCACAACGATTCACTGAAGCCGGCCATTGAGTATATGAAAAAAGATATTATGCATTTGATTAATACCTTCGCCTGGAAACCTGTTAAAAAGTAA